The uncultured Desulfobulbus sp. genome window below encodes:
- a CDS encoding class I SAM-dependent methyltransferase, whose protein sequence is MISENKTLDRVYTARNHDELMEAYGQWAPDYEKDTVDRFGYVAHIESADAFERAMSHKGASILDAGCGTGLVGQELSKRGYQAIDALDCSEQMLKEAEGKKVYQQLIQADMGKVLAVETNRYDAIICTGTFTYGHVKANAFDELVRITKPGGIVCFTIREGAFDDCGYQEKMKALEQNGAWKQLELADATYFVKEKVRCKICTYRVTS, encoded by the coding sequence ATGATAAGTGAAAATAAAACACTGGATAGAGTCTATACCGCAAGGAACCATGATGAACTCATGGAAGCTTATGGCCAGTGGGCTCCGGATTATGAAAAGGATACTGTAGATCGTTTTGGCTATGTTGCTCATATTGAGTCCGCAGATGCTTTTGAACGAGCCATGAGCCACAAAGGTGCTTCTATCCTTGATGCGGGGTGCGGTACGGGGCTGGTTGGACAGGAACTCTCAAAACGCGGGTATCAGGCTATCGATGCCTTGGATTGTTCTGAGCAGATGCTCAAGGAAGCAGAGGGGAAAAAGGTTTACCAGCAGCTCATTCAGGCTGATATGGGCAAAGTGCTTGCGGTGGAAACGAATCGCTACGACGCCATCATTTGCACAGGAACCTTCACCTATGGTCATGTCAAAGCCAATGCATTTGACGAACTGGTTCGCATAACTAAGCCTGGTGGGATTGTCTGTTTTACCATTCGTGAAGGAGCGTTTGACGATTGCGGGTACCAGGAAAAAATGAAAGCCCTCGAGCAGAATGGTGCCTGGAAGCAACTGGAGCTTGCGGATGCCACCTATTTTGTAAAAGAAAAGGTCCGCTGTAAAATTTGTACTTATAGAGTGACTTCCTAA
- a CDS encoding NifB/NifX family molybdenum-iron cluster-binding protein, which yields MKVAVTAEKASLESKVFEEFSKAPFLLIVDVEAMEFTPLEHTVSPGSDMALARKVAEYNCEAVLTGKLSETAFEIIADEMITRYLTVGMNVKEAVTAMGRRQLEIIRNPDGTTACTGEHHHDQA from the coding sequence ATGAAAGTTGCAGTAACCGCTGAAAAAGCGAGCCTGGAAAGTAAAGTATTCGAGGAGTTTTCCAAGGCTCCCTTTTTGCTCATCGTTGACGTAGAGGCCATGGAGTTCACCCCTCTAGAGCACACTGTTTCACCGGGCTCTGATATGGCGCTGGCTCGAAAGGTTGCTGAGTATAACTGCGAAGCTGTTTTAACGGGAAAGCTATCTGAAACTGCCTTTGAAATAATTGCCGACGAAATGATAACCCGCTATCTGACCGTAGGGATGAATGTCAAAGAAGCGGTAACCGCAATGGGGAGACGGCAACTGGAAATTATTCGTAACCCAGATGGCACCACAGCCTGTACTGGTGAGCATCATCACGATCAGGCTTGA